In Phaseolus vulgaris cultivar G19833 chromosome 3, P. vulgaris v2.0, whole genome shotgun sequence, the sequence tcctgttactgacttgagcgtcggagcgccaccggccgcagaggcaccatactgtgttttcaggttctcagagagacaAGCTGTAGCGTGGACTTGAAGCGCACGTGGTGTTAAAGCTGGTGAggaaagatcgtgacgaggcatcCTTCTTGCgcttggtcaaccggcaggatcatctggcaCCCAGCGTAGGGCCGtgtaaaaggtgattcccaaccacagTTCGAGTTTATTGAAGTTTTGGTGATTTCTGTTCGACTGCTTGCTGTCGCAATCGATTTTCTGGAGTTTCACTGTttgtttggagtttctttgagttgttgCAGTTTCTATCGATTGATTGTTGGATCAATCGTCTCTCTGAAGTTTGTTCGAAGGTTTTGGAATCTTTGTTCTGGTTCGGAGTGTTTGTGATTACGATTTTGGTGTGATTTCCTGAATTTTATTGACAAAGGATGAGGGCAACGCGATCCAGTTCAGTCGCAGCGTCAACCGAAGAGGGCGCTGTGTctatggcgcaggtgatggaaATGATGAGGACAttgcaggagaacgtggctgcatcaTGTTCTGAACAAGAGAAAATGCACGAGGCACTAGTGGCCTCACATGCTAGAAATGAAGAGCTTAATAGAGTCAATGAGGAGTTACGCAAAGCCCTTCAGGGACAGAAGAAGCGTGCGACTGGGGACAAATCTACACCCCCGTCTGCACCGCGTAATTTTCCAATGCCGTTTTCTCAAGATATCATGGACACGGTGATTCCTGCGAATACGCTAGCGGTGAAAGCATCCTTCACCggggtggaggatcctgaggctcatctcactgCGTTTCACATGCAAATGATGCTCTCAGGCGGTTCAGATGCAGTCTACTGCAAGGTGTTCATGAGTACTCTCAGTGGAACAACGTTGGAGTGGTTCGTCAGTCTACCTACCGGCCACATTACCACCTTCCAGCAGTTCTCCAAGAtgttcgtcgagcagtacatagtaaACAAGGCACCGTCGTTGGTGTCTTACGATCTGTTCAATGTGaggcagtatcaaggggagtcTCTGAAGGATTTTTTaaacagattcggagctcagatTGTTCGCTTGCCAGGTAAGGATGAAGATATGTTTGTGcatgccttcaaaaagggcgtgttgcctggACCGTCTAGTGAATCGCTGatcaggagccaccccgccacgttcgctgaaatccggcgacgtgttGTGGCTCACATTGCCGCTGAGAGCGAAGTttccgagaagagaggaaatgtgGCTCCAGCTAAGCCATGCGCTCAGACGACGattcagccgcagagggtgatgGAGGCAGCGGCAGGGAAGAAGGATCAAAGTATGCatcatccttatgatccaaagaAGAGCAAGGGGAAGGGGCCAGGGCGGCCTAGAGAGTTTAATCGCCCGCCGATGTACGAGTTTGTGATGGGATTGGctgatctgatcgccattccgaACATTGATGCTAGGCTCAAAGTACCTGAGAAGACGAcggataaggtgttggggccaAAACCGGAcgcgtggtgtgagttccacaagagctttggccactccatcaattcgtgcttggctttgggataccaactcgctgagttggtcaagtgtggGTTATTGAAGGACTATTTGCTGGAGAAGCAAACAGGGCAGTCGTCAGGTTCACAACCGGCGAGCAGTGAGGGACAACAGCATGAAGTACCCATTCACGGCGAGGTCCACGCTATAGCTGGTGGATTCTCGGGTGGTGGGTCTAATGCATCACAGCGGAAGAAATATGCGAGGTCCGTGATGTCAATAGAAGCttttgaggatcactcacccgatgtggacatcacgttcaccaaagaagatcttagggatgttgtgcctcatgacaacgattaCATTGTAATCTCGCTTGTTATGACGGGGAGGATGGTTCATCGGGTGTTGgtcgatcaaggaagctcggcaaaTGTTATGTTTTGGTTGACTTTCGAAAAGTTACAGCTatcccttgaccagctgaggccatatgggggctgtTTATACGGTTTTGCTGGtgatcaagtggaggtcagggggtacattgagttaagaACGACGTTCACGGATGGGGTAGCCTCGCGCACAGAGAGgatcaggtaccttgttgtgAACGCTCCTTCGGCATATAatatcctgttgggaaggccaacacttaACATGATAGGAGTTGTTccttcaacaaggcacatgaaggtcaagtgCTATGATAAAAAAgagcctcaagaataagagaTCGGTGTGCCATGTAACCACAACGCCGCCCCCTGGTGTGGGGCCTGAACAGGAAAATCGGCGAGTGGTGGACACAACATTTGAGGTGGCCACTGAAAGGGATGTGGTGATGGCGGATGTTGAGGCGAGGTGCGAGAACGCCGCTCGGGTTGAAGAAGAGAAGGACTTCCCAGAAGTCGCCAGGGAGTCAGGAATCATGAGAGCGGTGATCGCCAGTGAGAAGAGGCCTCAGCCGGTCGAGGAttggcttgagaagaagattggcggcaaaacgtttaagctggggAAGACTTTAGATGGcgagacacaagaccagatcgccaaggtaataaatagacatctggacgcgtttgcatggtctgcttcagacatgccgggaatttaCCCTGATTTCTTGTGTCATCGCCTAGCGATGGATCCTCAAGTCAAGCCAatccgacaaagaagaagaaagtttaacgaagaaaagagacaggcgatcagggacgagacGCAGAAACTCCTTGCGGCAGGTcatatcagggagattcaatatcTGGAATGGCTCACCAATgtcgttctggtcaagaagagcaatgggaaatggcggatgtgcgttGATTTTACAGATTTAAATaaagcctgtccaaaggattcttatcctttgccaagtatagatgccctggtggatagtgcgtcAGGGTGTAAATTGCTCAGTTtcttggacgccttctcgggatataactagattaagatgcatccgatggatgaggaaaagactgctttcatgacggaaaggtcgtgctattgctacaaggtgatgccctttgggctgaagaatgcgggagccacgtactAGAGGCTAATGGATAAGGTGCTTGCGcctatgcttgggaggaatgtgcaagcatatGTCGACGATATGGTCGTGACATCTCTGGAAAAGAGCAGGCACGTTACTGATCTGGAAGATTTGTTCGTTATAAtagccaagtacaggctgaaattgaatcccgagaagtgcattttcggcgtggaggcagggaagtttctgggatttctcttgactgagAGGGGAATCGAGGAAAATcccgacaagtgtgccgccattttggcgatgaggagtcctgccaccgtaaaggaggtgcaacagtttacaggtcggatggccacCCTGTCTCGATTCGTATCTGCCAGTGGAGAGAAAGGTCACCCGTACTTCCAATGTCTGAAGAGGAATaataggtttgtctggacgagggagtgtgaagaagcttttGTGAAGCTCAAAgagtatttggcgagcccgccggttctgtgtaaACCTCAAATGGGAACGcccctcaggttgtattttgccataactgagaagGCGATAAGTGCGGTactcgtccaggatcaagatcaagtccagaaacctatttattttgttagtaaggtgttgcagggcacagaaatgagatatcaggccttagAGAAAGCAGCGCTGGCGGTTGTGTTTTCGGAGAGGAGGTTgcgtcattacttccagagttttACAGTGTTTGTAATGACTGAtttacccatccagaaggttttgaagaaactggatgtagctggaaggatggtaaaatgggcggtggagttgtcagaattcgatgttaagtatgagccccgaggatcgatcaaggggcaaatcttcactgactttgtggtcgagctctcttcTGAAACAGCGCAGAGtgagggggatgattttcgttgggtgctctcagtggatgggttgtctaaccagcagggtagcggagCTGGAGTTATTTTGGAGGGGCCCAATGGTGTGTTGATAGAACAATCTCTGaagtttgccttcaaagccagcaataatcaagcggagtatgaggctttgatcgccggaattttgttGGCAAAGGAAATGGGAGCAAAGGTGCTGGCGGCCAACAGTGATTCGTTGTTGGTCACTGGGCAGGTAACTGGCGAGTTTCAGGCCAAAGATTcgcaaatggcggcttaccggGAGTATGTGCAAGAGTTAAAGGGGTCTTTTGCTTTGTTTGAAGTGGTACACgtgccaagggagcagaatgcccgagctgacttgctagccaagctcgccagttcgggcaaggggggcaggcagaggaccgtcatacaagaaactttgaagacacctcgagcatttgtggcagatcaccaggTTCTTCAAATTTGCAAGTCGATGGAAGGGATGGCGAGGAGTCATAGatccttgactcaggagactttgaggacgccgagagttagagcacaTCCAGTGGGAGAGGTAAAGATGATGCAAGTTTgtgctatccatgagccagatacatggataacgccataccagcgctacaTGGCGGATGGCGTGCTCCCACTGGACCTGACAGAAgctagaaagataaagaagaactccagtaGGTTCACCCTcgttgatggcgagttgtataggtttgggtttacacatcCTCTTTTAGTAtgtgtacacggagagaagtgcacgagaattatggctgagctccatgaggggatttgtgggagtcacatcgggggtcgagctttggcaacaagaactctccgtgcaggttattattggcccacaatgagggaagattgcaagaaatatgcccagtattgcaagcaatgccagcagcacgccgattggcacaaggcgcctctagaagagctaaagtcaatttacagaccctggccgttccatacgtggggaattgatattctgggaccctttccattggcgatcaggcaaatgaagtacttggttgtggcgatcgagtacttcacgaagtggattgaagcagaaccagtagcccagatcaccgcgcacaagattcagagtttcgtgtggaagaatattgtgtttCGGTTTGGCGTGCCTAAgcgtttggtatcagataatgggactcagtttacaagtcacctgttgaagaagctgtgcgggGATGTTggaatacagcaggtgtttgcttctgtgaagcacccacaaacgaatgggcaagtggagtcagccaatcgggttttgttgagaggcttgaagaggaggttggagaaggccaaggggtcttgggctgaagaagttccccgtatagtgtgggcatatcataccactgagcaatcgggaacccatgaaaccccgtttagtttTGTgcatgggtgtgatgcgatgattccagttgaaatccaggaaagctcgccgagattccagaaatttgtggcagaagactcgaatgaagaaaggagaatgaatttggatttgctggatgaagtcagggaggaagcacgggtgaaggctgaagcagtgaagagaagagttgaacgcAAGTACAACTCTAGAATAAAACCAAGGCAATTCAGAGATGgggatctggtgatgaggaaggcccaccagtatgagatggagaacaaattgtcgcccaagtggacaggaccgtttagaataaccgaagcactcgaAAACGGTGCgtaccgcttggagacgttggaaggaggggcgattccccgcacttggaacgccacccatctcaagttttattacagttaaaacaTTGTAAGTGGTGGTTAACTTGAATAGTTTAAAGCAGTTTCAGTTAAAACAgcttttcaagggggcactcttttttccctaaggagggtttttaacgaagCCACCCAACAAAGAAGGTTTCaaagtttatcaaagtttccaagttcattaagtttgcatgcttatcGTTTTTAAGTTTTCGGAAAAGAGACCTTGTCGCCCTTGCGTGATTTAAGGCAACGGTAAACTCAGATCGCATGCATTCAGtacaaaattttaaagtataaagtttttaagtcctcatcgccatctggcgatcggaggcactagtgtaaagttttaagtcctcgtcGCCCTCGTGCGATCGGAGACATCAGAACAAAGTAAAAAAACCTCCTCACCGTGAGTGAGTGTAGGCAAGAAGAGATTAAAaggacctcctcgcctcgagcgggTGCAGGCCAGAATAGATTGCAAGACCTCTTGgcgtaagcaaattgaggcaagttgaaagtcctcagtgcatccaggggaggaggagatgtaacccctgggcaagttgaggcaccaggaAAAGTctttctcaccctcgagtgagttcaggcaagataaaactgaaaagtcaggggtgttaatgATCTTGAGTATGGGAAAGGAAGGTTGATGGAAAACGCCTTTTCCCTTAAGTGAAACATCcatattgacctagtaagaccagttaaaaCTTCCACGCTTGCGGGCGTTGTGAAGATAGATAAAACCCTTCTCGTCTTGAATGAGCTCGGGTACGgtgtgaagggtggaagaagttaaaGGATGGCTGGGGAAGGTTCACAGAGGACACCTCACCACCCAAGTCTTcgttctaaaactcagggaggtagagaaggatccgaaaggcggctccacccccagatgagggaacaatgatcaagtTATCTCGGGTTAAAGACTCAGGGTAGGTAGAGGGAGATCCGTAAAGGGTACCTCTCCTTCCCAGATGAGTGAAGGAAAGTAAAAGTTGAAAGCTTTGGGAGGTAGAGGGAGATCCGAAAGGCAGCTCTCCTTCCAGTTGAGCAAAGATGAAGTCATAAGGTAGCTCCGCAGATAACGCTTTTCAGTTAAAGGGAAAATGGTATCGCCGAAAGCCTATGGCTTTGAGATTGAGATAGTAAGAATATTACATGGCGAAAACCAGATCAACAAAGTTTTAGGCGATAACATAGAAATACACATGTTACTCGGTAGATCAGGCAAGTGACATTTCAGGCACTAAGATTGACTTACGCCTACTGCCCAGTAAGTGATTTTGCGTTAAATGTTATTGCTATAAACTAACAGTTTGTTCAGGTTAAGTCGATTTCCAGAGAGTTAAGCATCAGTTTgtgctaagttaattgggttaAAGCAAAAAATAGCCATTTACATCAGATGACCGCACAACAGATAAAGATAAAGCCACATGTATATACATATCAAAACAGTTTGAACAAAATGAAGGCTATTACAGATAAATCAAAAGTTAAATACAAGAGTTTTCAAGATGATAAGATTGAAGTGGCAGATGAAAACAGTTAAGCTGAAGGCACAatcttgccatccaccacttcattataAACAGAGAATTTGGACAGGTCAAGGTCAGGATATTCGCAGGCAATCTGCTCCAAAGCAGCACCAAAACCCGAAGTGAGAACATGTGCGGTGCTGAGATCGAGTTCCTCAATCTTCTTCTTCAGCCCACTGTTCTCCTCGTGCATCTGGGCAAGCTCTGCTGTAGACTTGCTCAGCTATTCAACTTTTCGATCTCTTTCTGCCTCGACCTCAGTTGACTTAGCCTCAAGCTTAGCCACTTGAGCCTTGTTCGCCTCAAGAGCCCCCTCCAGCTCAGCTATTTTCACCTTCTGAGGCACGAGCTCGCCTTCCAGTTCAATAATCTCTGCAAGTTTGGCATTAAGCTTTTGGTGCAGGTCGACGTGATGTTGCGCTCACTTCGCAGCTCGTCCTTAAGGGCATTCTACACCCGCGAGAACTCAAGTCCTTTCATCATCATGTCACATTTAAGTTCGTGGACCTGGGCCCTCGCGGTGCTGGCCTCTTCCCGTTGGACGCGGTTGTCAAGTTCATATTTTCTCAAGGAGTCCCTTAGAGCCTCACCAACCATCTTGGAAAGGCGCTTCTCCACGCTCTCAGCTGTTATGATGCGGAGATGGAGGAGGCGCTGTAGGTTGATTCTCGCCACCACCCTCACATGATTGGATGGCGAGGGGGGCCTcgtggcgtggtggtgaggcagGTAGCTCTGCTGTAGGTTGAGGGGAAGCTTGCGTATTTGCAAGTTGTTCTTGTGTAGCTCCAGCAGCTGAGGCATTTGAAAGGAGAGCATCCCCTGCAGACTCGAAGGGTGTGGAGGCACTGGGGGGGTTCTCGGCGTAATTGGGGCTGGTGCCTTCAGCTGCTAGTGGCTCAGCTACGGTCGCCCTTTTTCTCTTGCAGATTAGCCCATCTTTAGTGCTTTTGTCTTCCTCCTCATCTGACACCACTCTGGGGGTCTTCCTCTTAGCCCTCTTTGGTGGCAGCTTCTTTCGCTCAGGGGCAGGAAGAGTGATAGCAGTGGATAGGCCAACCTGTGGAGATTTGCCTTGGGCAGCAGCGACTTCTGCGACAGAGTTGGGAatggtttgggagcccgccgccagATTATGAAGCTTGGCTATTGAGCGCAGTCTTGCCATATGCTCCTTTCCCAACATTGTATCTGCATAAAGAAATCAATGATCACGAACCAGTCCAGTTCAAACAGTTGGTGATGCACAGGAAAATAAGCAGTGCTAACTAATGCATGAGTTAACCAGTCAAGACTACATGCAGATCAGGATGACACAAGCAGCATTAATAAAAGATAGAGTGATGCGAACTCAGGGAAAGGGAAACTTGGAGATGAGGGGAAGACAAACCTATATGAAAGTCCAGTTGAGTTTCCTGGAATTCGTatgcgatgatggaggaggtggCCAAGGTTATGTTGGAGGAGGCAACTCCTTTCCAGAAGTTGCATAGATCCTTgtcgagctcccccatcttTTCTGGACCTCTAGCCCTCCTGAAGTTGTCCTTAGACTCCTTatttcccttgttcacccacTACAAGGGAAATCCGTCGAGGAGGGTGGGGTCTTGGTCGTTGCAGCAAACACGTACAAAtttgcctttccaatccttgtaggattgctggaagatggagaggatggacctcccagcaatcccgttgaGGCTGACCCATACACGACCACCTGGGCTCTTGGCCTTGAACAagaagaggaacacgtccacggaggctaGGTGCCCCAGGTGCGCGCAAGCAATCTAGTACGCCCtgacgaatgcccagctgttgggatgaagctgggcgggggctatgtcGAGCTCAGTCaagagctccctctcgaagcgagtgaagggcaagcggagcttgaccttcttgaacatggtagcatagacgaagcagaagggctcGCCATTGCTCCCCTGGTCGTCGGTGCAGATGGGCTCCCCAGGGGGACAAGGACAAACGGTCACCTTGTCATCATGCTCCTTGCCAAAAGGAAGATGAACTTTATCACCTTTCTTGAGGCGAAGGACGTCAATGTCGGTGTTGATGGAAGAGGTCTCACCCAGCAAAGCTGAAGTGGCCCAAGGGTATAGCTGTTTGTAATCAGGAGGGGGTCTCACAGCTGCGCTGGGTTGAGGTGGGGTTAGTTGCGGTGGGTTGGGTCGAGAAGATGCGGGTCTCTCGGCCTGGCTCGAAGGGACACTGGGATCCCTTGGTGAATTGCGAGAAGAGCAGGGGTTTCGCGAAGGGATAACCTTACGAGTTTTCGGCGAAGGGTTTCGAGAAGATGGAGGAAGGTTTAGAGTGATTTTGGAGCGAGCCATCAGAAGAACTGCAAGAAGATGAAAAAGGGAAGAGATGAGGGTTCATAAACAGAATGACTCgattgaaaagaagaaaacagaACGAACAAGGGGGGGCTCGCAGAGAGAAAGCTAGAAAACCTAAACGCAGAAAAAGGCAAAGCAAAGaacaaaacagcccacaacgtatgctccagatagttaatggatgatgcaaaccgatcaAAATGCACCAAATGTAAGTGGGAGAGATAAAAAGTCACCTTTTCATGATCAGAGGTGTGTTGAGCAAGATGATGATCGAGGGAGACAAAGCGTTCGCTAAAGTGTTTCGGGAGTTTGGAGTGAAgaaaaagataatgaaacagtgaagtggcGTGAAGGTTTCAAGAATTTTGAACGTTGcaagaagcgcaaacggcaatgaATAATAGTCGTTGATAAGTCCATGTGCCATTTGATCGGAGGGGGTTGGTGAAACGTCAAATCAGTAAATAGTATGGGCGCTAGCGCACAAAGCCACGTAGATCGCCAAAAATTCaacttagtcttttcgctggacaagtcacaggttaagactggggggcttgtgtaccgatcaggtcatcgggtgtgatgacgtggacagtAAGTGACTACGTGGGGCGTGCTTAGCGggacacgtggacaagagaaagatgaatggtCAAGAAGTtaacatagtcgccgtttgtggaagtggtGTTCTtcagtgtacatagtcggttgtcgccagGATCTCGTATCATCGCCGAGTTAGAagatggaagatcaggtggtcagGAATCGCCACAGGAGGCACATCGCCGGATTTCCCAGTAAACTTGGTTGAAGCTGTTGTAGGTTCAGGCGTGTAGGTTCAGTAAAGATGATTGTTACGTCAGCATGAAGCATGGAGGTTAAGTGAGTTGGAGGACACAGCTTGCTCATCGATgacgggattcccagagtggacattcgtcgatggcgaggttccctcagctagaacatgcatggcgtggtAGGGAGAAAGGTGGCACCtacgacaagcgatatcacagagatgatgtactttgttgcatccgatacccGCTTTGTCGGGTGGCGTTCCAGAGCGTGTTACATGGTAGGTTACACCTTGAATAGGAGATTTGGTCGCATAACAggatgctacatagaaatgacgctcaaattaccccagcccagatgatgacacgtgtagggttggatgctgcatagaaatgacgctcaaattaccccagcccagatgatgacacgtgtagggttggatgctgcATAGAAATGGCGCTTAAGTCACTctagcccagatgatgacacgtgtagagtTGGATGCGATCCACGCGTCCAAAgtgtaactgtctggagagagaaaatacCTAGGTAgaaaaggtaaacttaacagaatttgtaGAGGTACGTTCATTACGACTCTTTTTTCTGGTTGAGAACACTTGAGCAAGGTTCTACAACActtagttttctctcagtttttgggtgttcttgttactgacttgagcgtcggagcgccaccggccgcagaggcgccatactatgttttcaggttctcagagagacaAGTTGTAGCGTGGACTTGAAGCGCACGTGGTGTTAAAACTGGTGAGGAAAGATCGTAACGAGGCATCGTTCTTGCgcttggtcaaccggcaggatcaatgaccaagtgatgagaatcaagtaaaggaggattttattaatgaaggaagaggctattcaccatcacacttgaagttcttccttctagtcttctcaaaattaaaagaagacataaaataaagagaggcccaagcccaaagcccaagcccaagcccaagcccaagtccatcctataaagggcaaggccaagtattaaataataaagaatattgttgaaggtgcttagagggaaacattagaaacctctattgttaaagcatcttttagtctttagttaggagtcttagggggggtgttagtagataggtgtaggagtaaataaggaggtgccaaaatgagagaagggatcacaccttcctcatgcattgttttaggcgccaattctagaagctttttaggagggagttttttaatttgtgtagcttgcatttctgcaccttaggctataaatagaggtgctccctttgtatttttcagattggaatttatctaaagaaactatactcaaaattggagtgagcattggagagcttttgagccttcttctctagtcttatcttgaaggatccatggtgtcctcaagtggcggcaacacactcatctaggagcaaccacacttctagtggcgtgatcatccatcttcatgagcaattctcttctccttcctttcttctttgttaattccatgtcttagcttgttctttgttgtttttggttcggcaatttcagcttaattttgtgttgcttcggttctttCATCATGCtttgctgttcttcatctttcttcttcattttccagctttttgttcggttcaatttaatttccagcattcaaatttagtttgcttagcttttgtgcctttttgttcggttcaatttgacaataatttgatcttctatatgagtttgtgttttggcactagttttggtgagttcttgttcatagaaccttgatccatttctatgataaagtgcctggctcttaaccaactcaagatgattcctaagaatgtcaagaatcattctaattgtgctagtggaatcacatcaccaaGGATGCTacacttgaagggtcatcttaacaagcaaataaagatcTCACTaataggaggaatggacaagggccaaaacatttaaagttcttcttattagtcttttcaaaagatgaggcccaagcccaagaaacCCAAGCCCATGAAGGCCATGCCCAAGCCCAACCCATGAggagcaaggccaagcattaataAATGAGCATCAAtggatgtctctttttgtaattacttttgtgtAGTTTTTAGTAGAACTTTAAAAGGAATGTGTAGATATTAAATAAGAGGTGTTAATGTACAAAacaaagtcacaccttccatgtgacctAAAGAGTAGGTGTagatatagttttaggaggtgtcaaaATAGGAAAGCATGTCACACTTCTCATGTGACTTGTagattggcgccgaatttgGTTAGTCTTGGTTTGAATTTTGCCTTTTCATTTTCAGCCCTTTTCTACTATTAAAGGAGGTGCCAtgctgatggaagagggccaagatCAACACCCCatgaaagacaagagccaaatCGAGAGTGTTTAGAGCCAAGTGAAGAGCATCTAGTGCAAGGTGAAGGGCGTCTAGCGCAAAggggagagcgtctaggacctattactaggtccatggccaagcGAATCCATGAAGACTTGGGCCAAGCTACGGATGGAAGAGAAAGCTACTTGTacatgctacatgaaggcccatcaagagtagcttagtattagttgtaGTATAAATAGCacaaacttgattccatgaggatttgacctagatttgctaagGATTTGCTACGTTCTAGAAGGATTCCTCCACTAGGCCGCCCATGTGCCATGGTTTCCTTGTGAtgtcatttacatttcatttagaAGGCATTTGTTTATCATTAGGTTAACc encodes:
- the LOC137839232 gene encoding uncharacterized protein, which produces MDKVLAPMLGRNVQAYVDDMVVTSLEKSRHVTDLEDLFVIIAKYRLKLNPEKCIFGVEAGKFLGFLLTERGIEENPDKCAAILAMRSPATVKEVQQFTGRMATLSRFVSASGEKGHPYFQCLKRNNRFVWTRECEEAFVKLKEYLASPPVLCKPQMGTPLRLYFAITEKAISAVLVQDQDQVQKPIYFVSKVLQGTEMRYQALEKAALAVVFSERRLRHYFQSFTVFVMTDLPIQKVLKKLDVAGRMVKWAVELSEFDVKYEPRGSIKGQIFTDFVVELSSETAQSEGDDFRWVLSVDGLSNQQGSGAGVILEGPNGVLIEQSLKFAFKASNNQAEYEALIAGILLAKEMGAKVLAANSDSLLVTGQVTGEFQAKDSQMAAYREYVQELKGSFALFEVVHVPREQNARADLLAKLASSGKGGRQRTVIQETLKTPRAFVADHQVLQICKSMEGMARSHRSLTQETLRTPRVRAHPVGEVKMMQVCAIHEPDTWITPYQRYMADGVLPLDLTEARKIKKNSSRRDVALTSQLVLKGILHPRELKSFHHHVTFKFVDLGPRGAGLFPLDAVVKFIFSQGVP
- the LOC137839231 gene encoding uncharacterized protein, whose amino-acid sequence is MAQVMEMMRTLQENVAASCSEQEKMHEALVASHARNEELNRVNEELRKALQGQKKRATGDKSTPPSAPRNFPMPFSQDIMDTVIPANTLAVKASFTGVEDPEAHLTAFHMQMMLSGGSDAVYCKVFMSTLSGTTLEWFVSLPTGHITTFQQFSKMFVEQYIVNKAPSLVSYDLFNVRQYQGESLKDFLNRFGAQIVRLPGKDEDMFVHAFKKGVLPGPSSESLIRSHPATFAEIRRRVVAHIAAESEVSEKRGNVAPAKPCAQTTIQPQRVMEAAAGKKDQSMHHPYDPKKSKGKGPGRPREFNRPPMYEFVMGLADLIAIPNIDARLKVPEKTTDKVLGPKPDAWCEFHKSFGHSINSCLALGYQLAELVKCGLLKDYLLEKQTGQSSGSQPASSEGQQHEVPIHGEVHAIAGGFSGGGSNASQRKKYARSVMSIEAFEDHSPDVDITFTKEDLRDVVPHDNDYIVISLVMTGRMVHRVLVDQGSSANVMFWLTFEKLQLSLDQLRPYGGCLYGFAGDQVEVRGYIELRTTFTDGVASRTERIRYLVVNAPSAYNILLGRPTLNMIGVVPSTRHMKVKCYDKKEPQE